In a single window of the Proteiniborus ethanoligenes genome:
- a CDS encoding amino acid ABC transporter permease encodes MSFESVVKIAVNNWPMFVRGAGMTLLISIIGTIAGLIIGLLVGIIRTIPIPEKGIKRRYLKVINTVLSIYIEFFRGTPMIVQAMVIYYGSAQAFGIRMDPIAAAIFIVSINTGAYMSEIVRGGIISIDRGQFEAAHALGMNHVQTMTNVVLPQVIRNILPATGNEFVINIKDTSVLNVITVTELFFQTKSIAGSTFKFFEPFFVASIIYLVMTFTVTRILRLIEKKMDGPANYIMAGNQMQVERPEDIVRKVQNKDRTKY; translated from the coding sequence ATGAGCTTTGAATCCGTAGTAAAAATCGCTGTAAACAATTGGCCAATGTTTGTTCGTGGAGCTGGTATGACGCTTCTAATTTCTATTATAGGTACTATTGCAGGTCTTATTATAGGATTATTAGTTGGTATTATAAGAACTATACCAATACCCGAGAAAGGAATAAAAAGAAGATATCTTAAAGTTATAAATACTGTTCTATCTATTTATATAGAATTTTTCAGAGGTACACCTATGATAGTGCAGGCAATGGTAATATATTATGGTTCTGCTCAAGCATTTGGGATACGTATGGACCCAATAGCTGCAGCAATATTCATCGTATCTATTAATACAGGTGCCTATATGTCAGAAATAGTTCGAGGAGGCATTATTTCAATAGATAGAGGACAGTTTGAAGCTGCTCATGCTCTAGGCATGAATCATGTTCAAACAATGACTAATGTAGTATTGCCACAAGTAATCCGAAACATTTTACCAGCAACCGGTAACGAGTTTGTAATCAATATTAAAGATACCTCAGTACTAAATGTAATAACTGTAACAGAGTTATTTTTCCAAACAAAATCAATTGCAGGTAGTACCTTTAAGTTTTTCGAACCCTTCTTTGTGGCAAGTATTATATATTTAGTAATGACCTTTACCGTCACTAGAATATTACGTTTGATTGAGAAAAAAATGGATGGTCCAGCTAATTACATCATGGCAGGAAATCAAATGCAAGTAGAAAGACCCGAGGACATAGTTCGCAAGGTACAAAATAAAGACAGGACTAAATATTAG
- a CDS encoding pseudouridine-5'-phosphate glycosidase, with the protein MLNKYLSIKPEIESALKNGDPVVALESTIISHGMPYPENIKTAREVERIVRDNGAIPATIAIINGKLVVGLDEDELELLGKGKNIVKASRRDLPFIIAKEMNGATTVAATMIIAAMAGIKVFATGGIGGVHRQAQETFDISADLQELSNTNVAVVCAGAKSILDIGLTLEYLETQGVPVVGFGTDEFPAFYTRKSGYKVDYKVDSEIELAKAIKAKWDLQLKGGLVIGNPIPYEYEMSYEEINKAIENALMEADNNGIKGKEATPFLLSKVKEITAGKSLDSNIQLVYNNARLAAKLSVELSKLY; encoded by the coding sequence ATGTTAAATAAATATTTATCCATAAAACCAGAAATAGAATCTGCATTAAAAAATGGTGACCCTGTAGTAGCTTTAGAATCAACAATTATATCTCATGGAATGCCTTATCCGGAAAATATAAAAACTGCTAGAGAAGTTGAAAGGATAGTAAGGGATAATGGAGCAATTCCAGCAACTATAGCAATAATAAATGGGAAGCTAGTAGTTGGGCTAGATGAAGATGAGCTAGAGCTTTTAGGAAAAGGAAAAAATATAGTAAAAGCTAGTAGGAGAGATTTACCTTTTATTATAGCTAAAGAAATGAATGGCGCTACTACTGTAGCTGCAACTATGATAATAGCAGCTATGGCTGGTATAAAGGTATTTGCTACTGGAGGTATTGGTGGTGTTCATAGGCAGGCACAAGAAACCTTTGATATTTCTGCCGATTTGCAAGAGCTATCAAATACAAATGTGGCTGTAGTGTGTGCAGGAGCAAAGTCCATATTAGACATTGGTCTTACATTAGAGTATCTTGAAACCCAAGGCGTTCCAGTAGTTGGCTTTGGAACAGATGAATTTCCTGCTTTTTATACTAGAAAGAGCGGTTATAAGGTAGATTATAAAGTAGACTCTGAAATAGAGCTGGCAAAGGCAATAAAAGCAAAATGGGACTTACAGCTAAAGGGTGGTTTAGTAATAGGAAATCCAATACCATATGAATATGAAATGAGCTATGAAGAGATAAACAAAGCTATAGAGAATGCCTTAATGGAAGCAGATAACAATGGAATAAAAGGCAAAGAAGCTACGCCTTTCCTACTTTCTAAGGTAAAAGAAATAACTGCTGGAAAAAGCTTAGATTCAAACATTCAGTTAGTATACAACAATGCTAGACTAGCAGCAAAATTATCTGTTGAACTAAGCAAGCTGTATTAA
- the rfbC gene encoding dTDP-4-dehydrorhamnose 3,5-epimerase yields the protein MAKFNIINTDIEGLYIIEPKVFIDNRGYFSEIYNEAEFKNIGIYKSFLQDNISYSKKGVLRGLHFQHKRPQGKLTRVVNGQVYDVAVDLRVGSKTYGKWYGIVLSENNKKMLYIPEGFAHGFYVLSDFAIFEYKCTDYYVPSDQQGIIWNDSELGIEWPIDTSTDIILSEQDKKWGTVKDFQKCI from the coding sequence ATGGCTAAGTTCAATATAATAAATACTGATATAGAGGGACTTTATATTATTGAACCAAAAGTATTTATTGATAATAGAGGTTATTTTTCTGAAATATATAATGAAGCTGAGTTTAAGAATATTGGTATCTATAAAAGTTTTCTTCAAGACAACATATCTTATTCTAAGAAGGGAGTACTAAGAGGATTGCACTTCCAACACAAAAGGCCTCAAGGAAAGTTGACTAGAGTAGTAAATGGTCAAGTCTACGATGTTGCAGTAGACTTAAGGGTAGGTTCAAAGACTTATGGGAAATGGTATGGAATAGTATTATCAGAAAATAATAAAAAAATGCTATATATACCAGAAGGATTTGCACATGGATTTTATGTTCTTTCTGATTTTGCTATTTTTGAATATAAATGTACTGATTATTATGTTCCATCAGATCAACAGGGAATAATTTGGAACGATTCTGAACTAGGAATAGAATGGCCCATAGACACATCAACAGATATTATATTATCGGAGCAAGATAAAAAATGGGGAACAGTCAAAGACTTTCAAAAATGTATTTAG
- a CDS encoding glycosyl hydrolase family 18 protein produces MKGKKLLFAIVSLVIIMIVSVIFIKPEEGQAEINRFNMSYLYFGDVNSQIKLVENTNSSLNVVSPSYFDINQDGSLKITSLIDTKFIKSMHNQNIKVVPFISNHWNRELGRIALLNREKLAQEVVEAVKKYNLDGVNIDIENVTEADKENYTDFVRLIKSKLPLGKEVSVAVAANPRGFTTGWHGSYDYKSLAKHCDYLMIMAYDESYYGSKPGPVASKAFVENSIKYALGQVSPEKIVLGIPFFGRYWSESEAIGGTGISLARVDSVIKAYNGKKYFDKTTMSPYATFTINENDEKILVNGKILSAGSYTIWYENEDSIKDKLQLVHKYNLKGTGSWSLGQELPSTWDYYKLWLNSKYFSDIQESWAKDDIISIVGIGWMKGTSNVNFSPNSIITRAQAAVTLVRALELEEINVPEEIKFDDVSKNHWAYREVQIAANKDIFKGMGGNKFDPEQHITREQMATLLSRIIEKDENTIIDNKNPFIDVKNGWSYNSIIEMNSLGIFKGFEDKTFRPSEKMSRAQMAAVLNRIKDLIK; encoded by the coding sequence ATGAAAGGAAAAAAATTATTGTTCGCAATTGTATCATTAGTTATAATAATGATTGTATCTGTTATTTTTATTAAACCAGAAGAGGGACAAGCCGAAATTAATAGATTTAATATGAGTTATTTATATTTTGGAGATGTAAATAGCCAAATAAAACTTGTTGAAAATACTAATAGTTCATTAAATGTAGTCTCTCCTAGTTATTTTGATATAAACCAGGATGGGAGTTTAAAGATTACTAGTTTAATAGATACTAAATTTATAAAAAGCATGCATAATCAAAATATTAAGGTAGTTCCCTTTATAAGCAACCATTGGAATAGAGAATTAGGTAGAATTGCATTATTAAATAGAGAAAAACTAGCCCAGGAAGTAGTTGAGGCAGTAAAAAAATATAATCTAGATGGGGTCAACATAGATATTGAAAACGTAACTGAAGCTGATAAGGAGAATTATACTGACTTTGTTAGGCTTATTAAAAGTAAGCTACCTCTAGGAAAAGAGGTTTCTGTGGCAGTAGCTGCGAATCCTAGAGGATTTACTACTGGCTGGCACGGTTCATATGACTATAAATCACTGGCAAAACATTGTGATTATCTAATGATAATGGCCTATGATGAAAGCTACTATGGAAGTAAACCTGGTCCTGTGGCAAGCAAAGCCTTTGTGGAAAACTCAATAAAATATGCACTAGGCCAAGTGAGTCCTGAAAAGATAGTGTTAGGCATACCTTTTTTTGGTAGATATTGGTCCGAAAGTGAAGCCATAGGCGGTACAGGTATAAGTTTAGCAAGAGTTGATTCGGTAATTAAAGCTTACAATGGGAAGAAATATTTTGATAAAACAACTATGTCACCATATGCAACTTTTACAATTAATGAAAATGATGAGAAAATACTTGTTAATGGGAAAATATTGTCTGCTGGAAGTTATACTATATGGTATGAAAATGAGGATTCTATTAAGGACAAGCTGCAATTAGTTCATAAATATAATTTAAAAGGCACAGGTAGCTGGTCCTTAGGCCAGGAGCTGCCTAGCACATGGGATTATTATAAATTATGGCTTAATAGTAAGTATTTTTCAGATATACAAGAGAGCTGGGCAAAGGATGATATAATTTCAATAGTTGGTATAGGATGGATGAAAGGAACATCAAATGTAAATTTTTCTCCTAATTCAATTATAACAAGAGCACAAGCGGCAGTTACTTTAGTTAGAGCATTAGAATTGGAAGAAATAAATGTGCCTGAGGAAATAAAGTTTGATGATGTTTCTAAAAATCATTGGGCATATAGAGAAGTTCAAATAGCTGCAAATAAGGATATTTTTAAAGGTATGGGTGGTAATAAATTTGATCCTGAGCAACATATAACCAGAGAGCAAATGGCAACTTTATTAAGCAGAATCATCGAGAAAGATGAAAACACTATTATAGATAATAAAAATCCATTTATTGATGTTAAAAACGGATGGTCATACAATTCAATAATTGAGATGAATAGCTTAGGTATTTTTAAGGGATTTGAGGATAAAACCTTTAGACCAAGTGAGAAAATGTCTAGGGCACAAATGGCTGCAGTACTCAATAGAATAAAAGATTTAATTAAGTAA
- a CDS encoding amino acid ABC transporter ATP-binding protein, whose product MEKVINIQHLSKSFGTHEVLKDINFSVNKGEVVCIIGSSGSGKSTLLRCINLLEKPSSGEIIYNGENILDDKHDIYGYRTKLGMVFQQFNLFNNHNVLNNCIVGQMKVLKRSKEEAEQIAMKYLKTVGMEGFINANPKQLSGGQKQRVAIARALAMEPDVMLFDEPTSALDPEMVGEVLKVMKELAETGLTMLIVTHEMGFAKEVSDRVVFMDNGVIAEEGTPEQIFNNPTQERTKEFLQRILKQM is encoded by the coding sequence ATGGAAAAGGTAATTAACATACAACATTTAAGCAAATCCTTCGGAACCCATGAAGTGTTAAAGGATATTAATTTTTCAGTAAATAAAGGAGAAGTGGTTTGCATTATTGGTTCATCTGGTTCTGGCAAATCAACATTACTTCGTTGTATCAATCTATTAGAAAAGCCAAGTAGTGGGGAAATAATATATAATGGTGAAAATATATTAGATGATAAGCACGATATATATGGATATAGGACAAAATTAGGTATGGTATTTCAGCAGTTTAATCTGTTCAATAATCACAATGTTTTAAATAACTGTATAGTTGGTCAGATGAAGGTGCTTAAACGTTCAAAAGAAGAAGCAGAGCAGATAGCCATGAAGTATTTAAAAACTGTTGGAATGGAAGGATTTATAAATGCAAATCCAAAGCAGTTATCTGGTGGTCAAAAACAGCGTGTTGCTATTGCTAGAGCACTTGCAATGGAACCGGATGTTATGCTATTTGATGAACCTACGTCAGCTCTTGATCCAGAGATGGTAGGTGAAGTTCTTAAGGTCATGAAAGAACTTGCTGAAACAGGACTTACTATGTTAATAGTTACTCATGAAATGGGATTTGCTAAGGAAGTGTCTGACCGTGTTGTATTTATGGATAATGGAGTTATTGCAGAAGAAGGAACTCCAGAGCAAATTTTTAATAATCCAACCCAAGAACGTACCAAGGAGTTTTTACAACGTATATTGAAACAAATGTAG
- a CDS encoding L-threonine 3-dehydrogenase codes for MKKILVTGALGQIGTELVMYLRKHYGEDNVIASSRSRKAGAEKLIESGKFELVDVTNAQQIADVVKKHNVDTVINLAAVLSAVGEKNPTLTWEINMGGLFNILEVARETGISVFTPSSIAAFGPSTPADNTPQDTIQRPTTMYGVTKVSGELLCDYYFQKYGVDTRGVRFPGLISYEALPGGGTTDYAVHIYYDAIEKGKYTSFIAEGTYMDMMYMPDAIDAIVQLAEADPSKLVHRNAFNVSAMSFAPEHVCAEIQKHIPNFVMDYDVDPIRQSIADSWPNSLDDSAAREEWGWNPKYNLSSMTVDMLEKLKIKLGK; via the coding sequence ATGAAAAAAATTTTAGTTACTGGTGCTTTAGGTCAAATAGGTACGGAATTAGTTATGTATTTAAGAAAGCATTATGGAGAGGATAATGTAATTGCTAGTAGCAGAAGTAGAAAAGCTGGAGCTGAAAAGCTTATTGAATCTGGTAAATTTGAGCTTGTTGATGTAACTAATGCACAGCAAATCGCAGATGTAGTAAAAAAACATAATGTCGACACAGTAATTAACCTTGCAGCTGTACTTTCTGCAGTTGGAGAGAAAAATCCAACTCTTACTTGGGAAATAAACATGGGTGGATTGTTCAATATTTTAGAAGTTGCAAGAGAAACAGGTATATCAGTATTCACACCTAGCTCTATTGCAGCATTTGGACCATCTACGCCTGCAGATAACACACCACAAGATACAATACAAAGACCAACTACTATGTATGGAGTTACAAAGGTATCAGGAGAATTATTGTGTGATTATTATTTCCAAAAATATGGTGTTGATACTAGGGGAGTTAGATTTCCCGGACTTATCTCTTATGAAGCTCTTCCAGGTGGAGGAACTACAGATTATGCTGTACATATATATTATGATGCAATTGAAAAAGGAAAATATACTAGCTTTATAGCAGAAGGGACATATATGGACATGATGTATATGCCAGATGCTATAGATGCTATTGTTCAGCTTGCAGAAGCAGATCCATCTAAGCTGGTTCATAGAAATGCTTTCAATGTTTCTGCTATGAGTTTTGCTCCAGAGCATGTATGTGCTGAAATTCAAAAGCATATTCCAAACTTTGTAATGGATTATGATGTTGACCCAATAAGACAAAGCATTGCAGATTCATGGCCAAATTCATTAGATGATAGTGCGGCACGTGAAGAGTGGGGCTGGAATCCAAAATATAACTTATCATCAATGACTGTTGATATGCTAGAAAAATTAAAGATTAAATTAGGGAAATAG
- a CDS encoding transporter substrate-binding domain-containing protein, with amino-acid sequence MKGFSFNYGVVIRKKVSILMALALLAVVLLTGCGSNSKNPSTTDAGTFKVGLEAGYAPFNWTQMDDSNGGVKIEGNPEYAGGYDVEIAKRIAEGLGKELVIVKTEWDGLLPALTSGTIDAIIAGMSPTAERAESIDFSDNYYKSDLVMVVKKGGSYEGATSIQDFNGARITAQLNTFHYTVIDQIQGVIKETAMDNFPAMRVALESGIIDGYVSERPEGVSASSANENFTFVEFSDGFVTSDEDTAIAVGLVKGSELTEKINEILAGISEEERQSIMDNAIKNQPAAQ; translated from the coding sequence ATGAAAGGATTTAGTTTTAATTATGGTGTAGTTATTAGGAAAAAAGTTTCAATATTAATGGCATTAGCTTTATTAGCTGTAGTGCTATTGACAGGATGTGGATCAAATAGTAAAAATCCATCAACAACTGATGCAGGAACATTTAAGGTAGGTCTTGAAGCAGGATATGCACCATTTAACTGGACTCAAATGGATGATTCAAATGGTGGTGTTAAAATTGAAGGTAATCCAGAATATGCAGGTGGATATGATGTGGAAATAGCTAAAAGAATTGCTGAAGGATTGGGCAAAGAATTAGTTATTGTTAAAACCGAATGGGATGGACTTTTACCAGCATTAACTTCTGGTACAATAGATGCAATAATAGCTGGAATGTCTCCAACAGCAGAAAGAGCAGAGTCTATAGATTTTTCAGATAATTATTATAAATCAGATTTAGTTATGGTTGTTAAAAAAGGTGGAAGCTATGAAGGAGCTACTTCTATTCAAGATTTTAATGGTGCAAGAATAACAGCTCAATTAAATACTTTCCATTATACAGTAATAGATCAAATTCAAGGAGTAATAAAAGAAACTGCAATGGACAATTTTCCAGCAATGAGAGTCGCTCTTGAATCTGGCATTATAGATGGATATGTTTCAGAGCGCCCAGAGGGGGTTAGCGCTTCATCTGCAAACGAAAACTTTACATTCGTAGAATTTAGTGATGGTTTTGTTACATCAGATGAAGATACAGCAATTGCTGTAGGCCTTGTAAAAGGTAGTGAATTAACTGAAAAGATAAATGAGATATTAGCAGGTATATCAGAGGAAGAACGTCAGAGCATTATGGATAATGCTATAAAAAATCAACCAGCAGCTCAATAA